GACACAAAAAATCTCACCCTGCTCGCCGAGGCCGGCGCGGTCACGCAGGACATCTACAACCGCGCCGACGCGGCCGGTTTGTTTTTCCCGCCCGACCCCGGCTCGATGAAAATTTCCACGATCGGGGGCAACGTCGCGGAAAACTCCGGCGGACTGCGCGGCCTGAAATACGGCGTCACGCGCGACTATGTGATGGGGCTGGAGGTCGTGCTCGCCGACGGTTCGACCTGCTGGCTGGGCAGCAAATGCGTAAAAGATGTCGCCGGCTACAATCTCCGCGATCTCTTCATCGGCAGCGAGGGCACGCTGGGCGTGATCACGAAGGTGCTGCTCAAGCTCCTGCCCAAGCCGGCCGCGCGCCAGACGCTGCTGGCCACGTTTGCCGCGATGGATGCCGCCGCCGGGACCGTCTCGGCCATCATCGCGGCCAAAATCATCCCGTGCACGCTGGAGTTTCTCGACCGCAAAACCATCCGGTGCGTGGAGGATTTCGCGCACGCCGGCCTGCCGCGCGACGCCGACGCGATCCTGCTGATCGAGACCGACGGGCACCCCGCGGCGGTCGCCGACGAGGCGGCGAAGATCGAGGAGCTTTGCGCCGCGCACGGCGCGACTTCGGTGAAACGCGCCACGTCCGCCGAGGAGGCCGTGCGCCTCGCAACGGCGCGCCGCAGCGCGTTCAGCGCGCTCGCCCGGCTCCGTCCGACCACGATCCTGGAGGACGTGACCGTGCCGCGCAGCGAACTCGCCGGCATGGTGCGCGCCGTGCAGGCGGTCGCGGAAAAACACCGCCTCGACATCGCGACCTTCGGGCACTTCGGCGACGGCAACCTGCACCCGACCATCCTCACCGACGAGCGCGACGCGGACGAAATGGCGCGCGTCGAGCTCGCGTTTGCCGACATCGTGGAGGCGGCGCTCGCGCGCGGCGGCACCATCACCGGCGAGCATGGCGTCGGGCTCGCGAAGAAACCGTATCTGAAACGCCAGCTCGGCGACGACAGCCACGCGCTGCTGCGCGCGGTCAAGCGGACCCTCGATCCCGAGGGGCTGCTCAATCCCGGCAAAATCCTCGACTGAAAATGAGCGCCGAACCCAACCTCCTGCGGGCGCTGGACTACTCGGTGCTGCAACAATGCATGCACTGCGGCATGTGCCTGCCGACCTGCCCGACCTACGCCGAGACCAAACTCGAACGGCATTCGCCGCGCGGGCGCATCGCGCTCATGCGCGCGATTGCCGACGGGGAGCTGGAGCTGTCGAAGTCGTTTGCCGAGGAAATGTATTACTGCCTCGGCTGCCTCGCGTGCACTTCGGCCTGTCCCGCCGGCGTGCACTACGCCGAACTTTTCGAGACCGCGCGCGCCGAGATCGAGCGCCGGCG
This genomic stretch from Termitidicoccus mucosus harbors:
- a CDS encoding FAD-binding oxidoreductase: MPRIIDALIGRLGPENVLTEKEDILPYGFDGTAALKQLPLAVVFPHAAAEVATVVRLAREERVPIVTRGSGTGLSGGSVPAPGALVLCLAHMDKVLELDTKNLTLLAEAGAVTQDIYNRADAAGLFFPPDPGSMKISTIGGNVAENSGGLRGLKYGVTRDYVMGLEVVLADGSTCWLGSKCVKDVAGYNLRDLFIGSEGTLGVITKVLLKLLPKPAARQTLLATFAAMDAAAGTVSAIIAAKIIPCTLEFLDRKTIRCVEDFAHAGLPRDADAILLIETDGHPAAVADEAAKIEELCAAHGATSVKRATSAEEAVRLATARRSAFSALARLRPTTILEDVTVPRSELAGMVRAVQAVAEKHRLDIATFGHFGDGNLHPTILTDERDADEMARVELAFADIVEAALARGGTITGEHGVGLAKKPYLKRQLGDDSHALLRAVKRTLDPEGLLNPGKILD